One Lachnospiraceae bacterium C1.1 genomic region harbors:
- a CDS encoding GGDEF domain-containing protein, which translates to MEKVFSLIFVIREEIVSIVVLLCLLTYCIRTQRTSRDNSFIRICMFSLLHVMLDAAAFLMGNYRNLIFEPLNDFVQKLLYISAVMVLNEIFTYVHGIAYFKKKKKNVRIASYCIVAATFLVSLFFKVKYVEIGGVVITQGIPLAINFAVGIIYEISTIVLLIVRFREVGESFCKIMIPVEVAILGVIMAQVFRPEILATGGIAAVVATGMFLALENPVDAYRQQAFIDMYTGVRNKNCYKEDQKRLKNEKKKVGVILFDLNNLKIVNDNYGHLSGDDFISAGAQIIKNCMKDAWRIYRIGGDEFCAIYIDPDTSVVLKERQEMQDECVRVATFKDYPFGIADGYADGFIYKTSYEEIVSRADEDLYKNKRLMKEIDKYEFR; encoded by the coding sequence ATGGAAAAGGTATTTAGTTTGATTTTTGTTATAAGAGAAGAAATTGTCAGTATTGTGGTCTTATTGTGCCTTTTGACATATTGCATAAGGACACAGAGAACATCGAGAGACAACAGCTTCATTCGTATTTGTATGTTTTCGCTTCTTCATGTGATGCTGGATGCAGCGGCATTTTTGATGGGCAATTACAGGAATCTGATCTTTGAACCCTTAAATGATTTTGTTCAGAAATTGCTTTATATCAGCGCAGTAATGGTCTTAAATGAAATTTTCACATATGTACATGGAATTGCATACTTCAAGAAAAAGAAGAAAAATGTCAGGATAGCATCTTACTGTATAGTTGCTGCGACTTTTTTAGTCAGCCTCTTTTTCAAGGTAAAATATGTTGAGATCGGCGGAGTGGTAATTACTCAGGGTATACCCCTGGCGATAAATTTTGCCGTTGGTATCATATATGAAATATCTACCATAGTTCTTTTGATAGTGAGATTCAGAGAAGTAGGGGAAAGCTTTTGCAAGATCATGATTCCTGTAGAAGTAGCTATACTCGGAGTGATCATGGCGCAGGTATTTCGACCGGAAATCCTTGCAACAGGTGGAATTGCTGCAGTAGTTGCTACAGGAATGTTTCTGGCATTGGAAAATCCGGTGGATGCCTACAGGCAGCAGGCATTTATTGATATGTATACCGGAGTGCGTAATAAAAACTGCTATAAGGAAGATCAGAAACGTCTTAAGAATGAAAAGAAGAAAGTCGGAGTTATTCTTTTTGACCTTAATAATCTGAAAATTGTAAATGATAATTATGGCCATCTCAGTGGAGATGATTTTATTTCAGCAGGAGCCCAGATCATTAAAAACTGTATGAAAGATGCCTGGAGAATATACAGGATCGGCGGAGATGAATTCTGTGCAATTTATATTGATCCGGATACATCGGTCGTTTTAAAGGAAAGGCAGGAAATGCAGGATGAGTGCGTCAGGGTTGCGACATTCAAGGATTATCCCTTTGGGATTGCCGATGGTTATGCCGATGGATTTATTTATAAGACCTCATATGAGGAAATTGTGAGCAGGGCTGATGAAGACCTCTATAAAAATAAACGGCTTATGAAGGAAATAGACAAATATGAATTTCGATGA